Proteins from one Poecile atricapillus isolate bPoeAtr1 chromosome 14, bPoeAtr1.hap1, whole genome shotgun sequence genomic window:
- the NDUFB10 gene encoding NADH dehydrogenase [ubiquinone] 1 beta subcomplex subunit 10 has product MPEDHDLEAYKVPPTRTPVSERTTSVPNPVNYFQAALGYAIDAPVTFVRELVERWQSKKKFYYYHQKFPRVPDLSQCLEGDYMCYYEAEAQWRRDRMVDQEIVEIVRERMAACKQREGPNQFQNCAKEMELLAQVTKAYQDRYGELGYHGNARTCLMKQKHRMMEERKAAQENQ; this is encoded by the exons aTGCCGGAGGATCACGACTTAGAGGCGTACAAGGTGCCGCCGACCCGCACCCCCGTCTCCGAGAGGACCACGTCGGTGCCCAACCCCGTCAACTACTTCCAGGCCGCCTTGGGCTATGCCATCGACGCGCCCGTCACCTTCGTCCGAG agtTGGTCGAGCGGTGGCAAAGCAAGAAGAAGTTCTACTACTACCACCAGAAGTTCCCCCGTGTGCCTGACCTGAGCCAGTGCCTGGAGGGTGACTACATGTGCTACTATGAGGCCGAGGCTCAGTGGAGAAGGGACAG GATGGTTGATCAGGAAATCGTGGAGATAGTCCGGGAAAGGATGGCTGCATGCAAGCAGAGGGAAGGACCCAACCAGTTCCAGAACTGTGCCAaggagatggagctgctggcacaggtcACCAAGGCCTACCAGGACAGAT acgGTGAGCTGGGTTACCATGGGAATGCACGGACGTGCCTGATGAAGCAGAAGCACAGGATGATGGAGGAGAGGAAAGCAGCACAAGAAAACCAGTAG
- the RPS2 gene encoding small ribosomal subunit protein uS5 encodes MADDAGAAGGAGAARGGFRGGFGTGLRGRGRGRGRGRGRGRGARGGKAEDKEWIPVTKLGRLVKDMKIKSLEEIYLFSLPIKESEIIDFFLGSSLKDEVLKIMPVQKQTRAGQRTRFKAFVAIGDYNGHVGLGVKCSKEVATAIRGAIILAKLSIVPVRRGYWGNKIGKPHTVPCKVTGRCGSVLVRLIPAPRGTGIVSAPVPKKLLMMAGIDDCYTSARGCTATLGNFAKATFDAISKTYSYLTPDLWKETVFTKSPYQEFTDHLAKTHTRVSVQRTQAAAVAAT; translated from the exons ATGGCGGACGACGCCGGTGCTGCGGGAGGAGCGGGAGCGGCCCGCGGGGGCTTCCGCGGTGGATTCGGGACCGGGCTGCGGGGCCGCGGGCGCGGCCGCGGGAGGGGCCGCGGGAGAGGCCGCGGGGCCCGCGGAGGTAAAGCCGAGGATAAGGAG TGGATTCCTGTCACCAAACTCGGTCGCCTGGTCAAGGATATGAAGATCAAGTCTCTTGAGGAGATTTATCTCTTCTCGCTTCCCATCAAG GAGTCGGAGATCATCGATTTCTTCCTGGGCTCCTCGCTGAAGGATGAGGTGCTGAAGATTATGCCTGTGCAGAAACAAACCCGTGCTGGGCAGCGCACCAGGTTCAAG GCGTTTGTGGCCATCGGGGACTACAACGGCCacgtggggctgggggtgaagTGCTCCAAGGAGGTGGCCACGGCCATCCGTGGGGCCATCATCCTGGCCAAGCTGTCCATCGTGCCCGTGCGGCGCGGCTACTGGGGCAACAAGATCGGGAAGCCGCACACGGTGCCCTGCAAG GTCACCGGGCGCTGTGGCTCCGTGCTGGTGCGCCTGATCCCGGCTCCCCGCGGCACCGGGATCGTGTCCGCCCCTGTCCCCAAGAAGCTGCTGATGATGGCTGGCATCGATGACTGCTACACGTCTGCGCGGGGCTGCACGGCCACCCTCGGCAACTTCG CTAAAGCCACCTTCGATGCCATCTCCAAAACCTACAGCTACCTGACTCCTGACCTCTGGAAAGAGACTGTCTTCACCAAGTCTCCTTACCAG GAGTTCACTGATCATCTGGCCAAGACCCACACGAGAGTGTCGGTGCAGAGGACCCAGGCAGCCGCTGTGGCCGCCACCTAA
- the TBL3 gene encoding transducin beta-like protein 3: MADTDPAAAAAPVRFKSNYAVTRKIEPFYKGGRIQISRDGKFMFCPCGSKVNVIDVETGAPLHSLQQDEEEDVTAFVLSPDDEVLVTGSRALLLRRWHWREPSCERTWRAVHTAPVATMAFDPTATLLATGGCDSTIKIWDMIKHYCTHNLKGSSGVVHLVEFHPDISRLQLFSSSMDYKIRIWDLSSSKCVAVLDGHFSAVTSLAFADGNTLLSSGRDKICMVWDLETRQSKRTVPVYETVEAAVLLPEEGDFSQLGVKKQGLHFVTAGSKGILRVWDVATAACVHTQAVPFALREEPSERSLSQCQFVPARNEILTVSLEHNIIFYDAQSLQLRKQLAGYNEEVLDVKFLGPGDSHIVVATNSPQLKVFELATSHCQILYGHTETILALDVFRKGLMFVTGAKDRSIRVWRMGRAGRVTCVAQGLGHAHGVGAVTCSRLKENFVVTSSQDCTIKIWNIPESLTSKAKAALISSPEPLHARVTERGHDKDINSVAVSPNDKLLATGSQDRLAKLWSCSDCSLLGVFSGHKRGIWCVQFSPVDQVLATSSADGTLKLWGLRDFSCLKTFEGHDASVLKIIFVSRGAQLLSSGSDGLLKLWTIKTNECVKTLDGHEDKIWGLHSNKKDDTVVTASSDSCITLWQDVTEIEEKEAQAKQEEQIMKEQELSNLLHEKRYLKALGLAISLDRPHTVLTVVKAILKEPEGRRHLEENIVRLRKDQKEAVLAFLVTWNTNSRNCHEAQAVMETLLKHEAPDSLLQFSGIKSAVESLLPYTERHFQRLSRLLQASTFIEFMWHNMRLAAVAQQDQGTL, from the exons ATGGCGGACACGGacccggccgccgccgccgcccccgtGCGCTTCAAGAGCAA CTACGCTGTGACGCGAAAGATCGAGCCGTTCTACAAAGGAGGGCGAATCCAG ATAAGCCGGGATGGGAAGTTCATGTTCTGCCCCTGTGGGAGCAAAGTCAACGTCATCGATGTGGAAACGGGAGCTCccctgcacagcctgcagcag gatgaggaagaggatgtcACAGCATTCGTGCTCAGCCCTGATGATGAG gtgctggTGACAGGGAGCCGGGCGCTGCTGCTGCGCCGGTGGCACTGGAGGGAGCCCAGCTGTGAGCGCACCTGGCGAGCCGTGCACACCGCGCCCGTGGCCACCATGGCCTTCGACCCCACGGCcaccctgctggccacag gGGGCTGCGACAGCACCATTAAAATCTGGGATATGATCAAGCACTACTGCACACACAACCTGAAGGGATCCTCTGGAGTGGTTCA cctggtCGAGTTCCACCCCGACATCTCCCGCCTGCagctcttctcctcctccatgGATTACAAGATCCGCATCTGGGACCTGAGTTCCAGCAAATGTGTGGCAGTGCTGGACGGGCACTTCAGTGCTGTCACCTCGCTGGCCTTTGCAGATGGGAACACCCTCCTGAG ctctGGCCGTGACAAGATCTGCATGGTCTGGGACCTGGAGACCAGGCAGAGCAAACGAACTGTCCCTGTCTATGAG ACTGTGGAAGCTGCTGTGTTGTTGCCTGAAGAGGGAGATTTCTCTCAGCTGGGTGTGAAGAAACAAGGGCTGCACTTTGTCACAGCTGGCAGCAAAG GCATCCTGAGGGTGTGGGACGTGgccacagctgcctgtgtgCACACCCAGGCCGTGCCCTTCGCGCTGCGGGAGGAGCCGAGCGAGCGCAGCCTCTCCCAGTGCCAGTTTGTTCCTGCCAGGAATGAGATCCTCACCGTGTCCCTGGAGCACAACATCATCTTCTATGATGCTCAGAGCCTCCAGCTCAGGAAGCAG CTCGCAGGATACAACGAGGAGGTTCTGGATGTGAAGTTCCTGGGCCCTGGTGACTCTCACATCGTTGTGGCCACCAACAGCCCCCAGCTGAAAGTGTTTGAGCTGGCAACGTCCCACTGCCAGATCCTGTACGGCcacacag aAACAATCCTGGCTTTGGATGTCTTCAGGAAAGGCCTGATGTTTGTCACTGGTGCCAAG GACAGAAGCATCCGTGTGTGGCgcatgggcagggctggcagggtgaCCTGTGTGGCCCAGGGCCTGGGCCATGCCCACGGCGTGGGtgctgtcacctgctccag GCTGAAGGAAAACTTCGTAGTGACCAGCAGCCAGGACTGCACCATCAAGATCTGGAACATTCCAGAATCCCTCACTTCCAAAGCAAAAGCAGCCTTGATCTCCAGTCCAGAGCCCCTCCATGCCAGGGTGACCGAGAGGGGCCATGACAAG GACATCAACAGCGTGGCAGTGTCCCCCAATGACAAACTGCTGGCCACGGGCTCGCAGGACCGGCTGGCCAAGCTGTGGTCCTGCTCCGACTGCTCCCTGCTGGGGGTTTTCTCTGGGCACAAACGTGGGATCTGGTGTGTGCAGTTCTCCCCTGTGGATCAGGTCTTGGCCACCTCCTCGGCTGATGGGACCCTGAAGCTTTGGGGACTTCGGGACTTCAGCTGTCTGAAG ACCTTTGAAGGCCACGATGCCTCGGTGCTGAAGATCATCTTTGTGAGCCGAGGGGCTCAGCTGCTCAGCAG TGGATCTGATGGTCTCTTAAAACTGTGGACAATTAAAACAAACGAGTGTGTGAAAACATTGGATGGTCATGAAGATAAAATCTGGGGCCTTCACTCCAACAAGAAGGATGACACGGTGGTGACAGCCTCCAGTGACTCCTGCATCACCCTGTGGCAG gATGTGACTGAAATTGAGGAGAAAGAAGCACAGGCTAAACAGGAGGAACAGATTATGAA AGAGCAAGAGCTTTCTAACCTTCTCCATGAGAAGAGGTACCTCAAAGCTCTGGGCCTGGCCATTTCCCTGGACCGGCCACACACGGTGTTGACCGTGGTCAAGG CCATCCTCAAGGAGCCTGAGGGGAGGAGGCACCTGGAAGAGAACATCGTTCGGCTCCGCAAGGATCAGAAAG AGGCAGTGCTGGCCTTCCTGGTGACGTGGAACACCAACTCCCGAAACTGCCACGAGGCCCAGGCCGTCATGGAGACGCTCCTGAAGCACGAGGCACCCGACAGCCTCCTGCAGTTCTCGGGAATTAAATCCGCCGTGGAGTCCCTGCTGCCCTACACGG agcgACACTTCCAGAGGCTGAGCCGGCTGCTCCAGGCTTCCACCTTCATCGAGTTCATGTGGCACAACATgaggctggcagctgtggcccaGCAGGACCAGGGGACTCTGTGA
- the NOXO1 gene encoding NADPH oxidase organizer 1, producing the protein MSCNRYPVDVKAVGFMQCRKQKNYMMFVSWSDQNNILIYRTFEDFKKFHKELKRKFPTESGSLRSLPRFKGITMQQRKGGKLNRCLEILKLLETYSQELLKTDVKISRGEEVNQFFKAQTQDLDPSFPENSVVIMPSVFRREKNPQPLSITLPQASQSYRCIEAFETKDTKNKPFRVAQKEIVEVLIQDMTGWWLVENADKQIAWFPASYLEELDACEDIQNDFSSDEEGSLYFVVQSYEAQNADELSLNQGVVVEVLRRSHNGWWLIRYNGCTGYMPSLFLRPYQNPHHKLQTILSCGPKATTVTLQGAAGPRPGPAREQRCGSPRGRSRSLPRASSTPELDLDSSSLSSASSSDGDTRLAWKPDLSRSLPEVEQARSSPAPSHGPATLGSKSPRLRARDRNDSGFVESPTAELSSSLTEPELAMGVPKVPARPSAHEILQRCSTVTKRAVQQSAPRAALTPPAGTGVPGVGTKDIPDTPSCH; encoded by the exons ATGAGCTGCAATAGGTACCCCGTGGATGTCAAAGCTGTCGGCTTCATGCAGTGCAGAAAACAGAAg aACTACATGATGTTTGTGTCCTGGTCAGATCAGAACAACATTCTCATCTACAGGACGTTTGAAGACTTTAAGAAATTCCAT AAAGAGCTGAAGAGAAAATTCCCCACTGAGAGTGGGTCACTGAGGAGTTTACCCAGGTTTAAAG GTATAACTATGCAGCAGAGAAAGGGTGGGAAGCTGAACAGGTGCCTGGAGATCCTGAAACTGCTGGAAACGtattcccaggagctgctgaaaaCAGATGTGAAAATCTCCCGGGGTGAAGAGGTGAATCAGTTTTTCAAGGCACAGACTCAAGACCTCGATCCCTCCTTCCCTGAAAACAG TGTTGTGATCATGCCATCAGTATTCAGAAGAGAGAAgaacccccagcccctctccatcACCCTCCCTCAGGCATCGCAGAGCTACCGCTGCATCGAGGCCTTTGAAACCAAAGACACGAAGAACAAACCCTTCAGAGTGGCTCAGAAGGAGATTGTGGAAGTGCTAATCCAGGACATGACTG GCTGGTGGCTGGTGGAAAATGCAGACAAGCAGATAGCTTGGTTCCCAGCCTCGTACCTGGAAGAGCTCGATGCCTGTGAGGACATCCAGAATGACTTCAGCTCAGACGAGGAGG GCAGCCTGTACTTTGTGGTGCAGTCCTACGAGGCTCAGAATGCAGACGAGCTCTCGCTGAACCAGGGGGTGGTCGTGGAGGTGCTCAGGAGATCCCACAACGGCTGGTGGCTGATCCG GTACAATGGCTGCACTGGCTACATGCCCTCGCTGTTCCTGCGGCCCTACCAGAACCCTCACCACAAGCTCCAGACCATCCTGAGCTGTGGCCCCAAGGCCACCACGGTGACCCTGCAGGGAGCAGCggggccccggcccggcccggcccgcgaGCAGCGCTGCGGCTCCCCGAGAGGCAGATCCCGCTCTCTGCCCAGGGCCAGctccaccccagagctggatttgGACAGTTCCTCCCTGAGCTCAGCGAGCAGCAGTGATGGGGACACCCGGCTGGCCTGGAAACCCGACTTGTCACGGTCGCTGCCCGAGGTGGAGCAGGCCAGGAGCTCTCCTGCCCCGAGCCACGGCCCGGCCACGCTCGGCAGCAAATCCCCGCGCCTCAGAGCCAGGGACAGGAACGACTCCGGCTTCGTGGAGTCCCCCACAGCCGAGCTCAGCTCATCCCTCACTGAGCCTGAGCTGGCcatgggtgtccccaaggtgccaGCCCGTCCCTCGGCCCACGAGATCCTGCAGCGCTGCAGCACCGTCACCAAGCGCGCCGTGCAGCAAtcggctccccgggcagccctgACACCCCCAGCTGGCactggtgtccctggggtggggacaAAGGACATCCCTGACACCCCCAGCTGCCATTAG